GCGAATGATTATAAATTATATAAAGATGATACGCAAACAACCAATTCCGATAATCAGGAAACCGATTCAGTCTTTTTAGAGTCCAACGATACTAAAAAGAACATTGGTTATCATTTCTTAGACAAGCCAAAAATAACTGTAAAAAAAGAAAGTCATACTGGTAAGTGGAAAGATATTAACAACAGTCAAAGCACTACTCAAAAAAATGATGATTATTACGAAGTAACACAAACACATAATACGTCTGAAAATAAATATGCGTATGTTTTGTATCCTGGTTTATCAAAAAGTGATTTTAAACCGAAGAATAATAATGTAAGTATTGTTAAACAAGATGAAGATTTTCATGTGATAAAAGATAATGATGGAGTATTTGCTGGGGTTAATTATAGTGATAGTACTAAAACTTTTGACATAAACGGAATTACTGTTGAATTAAAAGAAAAAGGAATGTTTGTAATTAAAAAGAAAGATGATAACACATATGAATGTAGTTTTTATAATCCTGAAACTACAAATACAGCTTCAAATATAGAATCAAAAATTTCAATTGCAGGTTACACTTTAATTAATAAAAGTGTCACAAACTCTAATGAGGCCGGTGTAAACTTTGAATTAACTAAATAATTAATAAAAACTCGGCACTATACTATTTTTATAGTGTCGAGATTTTATATCATAGTTAAGGTCATCTATTGATTTATATATTTTTGTTTCACCACAGTGTGAACAATTATTTATTGGACGTATTTTGCTCTTTCTTTATTTCAGAAACTGACTTAGGATTTTTAATAAATTTTCTACCTAATTCATCTGTATAAGAAATATCGGTATCAAATTGAAAATCATCAATAGATCTTATACCAGCTGTAAATGATAACTTTTTATCATTATTTATATAACCACTAATAGAATAGCCATCCATTGGGTTTTCTTTAAAATTAGTAAAACTTATATTTTTATAACCTTTCACATTGTGCTTCATATAAATCGTTATTCTTTCTTTTTGCTCATTATAGTATTTTTCTTTTTCATCATGTTTCATTTTTAAATAGACGCCTCCTATTATTAATAATATACTAATAATTATAATTGCAATGTAATAAATTTTTTTATTCAAAATAATCATTCCTTTGAGGTGATATAATGAAAGAACTACATATTAAAGATAACACATATTTTAGACTTTCTGCCAACGCCTATGACTTTGATAAAGTTGACGAAGATGAAACTATTATTAAAAATTCTGACAGTAGCAATCAAACTTTTAAAATTCAAGCTTCGAGGGTCGATAAAGTTAATGGCTTCCAAGCAATGGCGGTGTCTCCAAAAGACAGTAAAGGAAATGTAGACAATGAAACTGTGTATTTTGTTTATGCTGGGACAGATAAATATGAACCTGCTGATATTAATACTGATATATATTTAGGTACCAATGACATTAAAATTGAAACTAATCCAAATAAAATTTTAAATGCAGCTATCTACAGAGACACTAGCTTAAAAGAAATTAACCCAAGTACAGTTGGTAATAATAAATGGCTAGAAATGGTCGATAAAAATAATGCAAAAGAAGCTGATCAATTTAACGAAGCTTATCTTTGGACTCAGTCAGTTTTGAATAAAGGGAATTATAAACATGTTTATGGTGCTGGCCATAGTCTTGGAGGCACAATTGCACAGGTG
This is a stretch of genomic DNA from Staphylococcus roterodami. It encodes these proteins:
- a CDS encoding DUF1433 domain-containing protein, giving the protein MNKKIYYIAIIIISILLIIGGVYLKMKHDEKEKYYNEQKERITIYMKHNVKGYKNISFTNFKENPMDGYSISGYINNDKKLSFTAGIRSIDDFQFDTDISYTDELGRKFIKNPKSVSEIKKEQNTSNK